Sequence from the Flavobacterium sp. TR2 genome:
GATTTCGATTGACGCAGAAAGCAGAGAAGAAGTAGATGAATTAGCTGAAAAAGTCAAAGAAGCTGGTGGAAATGTTTTTGCTCCCCCTGCGGAAAGCCAAGGTTGGATGTATGGCTGCGGCTTTACCGATTTGGATGGTCATCGTTGGAATGTTTTATTTATGGATTTTAGCAAATTACCAGATTAAGATGGAAAAATTAGTGTTTAATACTGAAATAAAGGCTTCTAAAGAAAAAATTTGGAAAGTCTTATGGGACGATGAAACGTACAGAAAGTGGACAAACGTTTTTGCGGAAGGAAGCTACGCCGAATCGAATTGGAACGAAGGCGACAAAATTTATTTTTTAGGCCCTGGAGGTGCAGGAATGAATAGCCTTATAGAGACTAAAATTCCGAATGAGTATATGGCTTTTAAGCATCTTGGCGAAATCAAAGATTTTAAAGAAGTTCCGCCAAATGAAGAGACAGAAAAATGGAGCGGTGCAATGGAAACTTATAAGCTTACTCAAAAAGGAGATACCGTAGATCTTCATGTTGAGGTAGATGTAATCGAAAAACATATTGATTATTTCAAAGATGCCTTTCCAAAAGCGGTGAAATTAATTAAAGAACTGTCCGAGAAGTAGTGCTAGAAGAAAAAGGATTGAAGAATGATAATAGAGAAAAAGAATAATTAACAATTTTAAAAAAAAATATCATGGCAACAGCAGTAAACCCATATTTAATGTTTAACGGAACTTGCGAAGCAGCATTTCTGTTTTATAAATCAGTTTTTGGCGGAGATTTTCCGTATATCGGAAAATTTAAAGATGCTCCGGCAGAAGAAGGCGAAGTGCTTTCTGAAGAAGCTTTAAATCGAATTATGCACGTATCGCTTCCAATTGGAAATAGTATTTTGATGGGAAGCGACACGCATCCAAGATACGGAGATGTCAGTGTTGGCGATAACTTTTCTGTTTCTATTAATGCAGAAAGCAGAGAAGAGGCAGATAAAATCTTTAACGGACTTTCGGCTGGAGGAAAAGTAGAAATGCCTATGAATGACACTTTCTGGGGATCTTACTTTGGAATGTTTAAAGACAAATTCGGCATTAATTGGATGGTGAGTTTTGACAAAAACGAAGGAATGAAATAACATAAAAGTTACGTTATTTTAATAGCGGAGCATAATTGTTAAATTACTCAAAAAAGCACATGAAAATGTGCTTTTTCTTTTCAAAAAAACAAAGATTATTCTTTTTTATCAACGAGAGATTGCCGATTTTTGTCGCTTCAAAATCAAGAAAGAAAAATGGCAGCAGAAGACAAAGAAATAATTTTATTAAAAGTTTCTGGACACGATAAAATTGGAGTTACAGCAGGTTTAACAGCTGTATTGGCAACATATGATGCCAATATTTTAGATATTGGACAGGCTGATATTCATGATACGCTTTCTTTAGGAATTTTGTTCGAAATTGCAGCAGGGTCTTCGTCTGCACCAGTTTTAAAAGATCTTTTGTTCAAGGCATATGAATTGGAAATCAAAGTAAAATTTATTCCAATTTCTATCGAAGATTATGAGCAGTGGGTAAAATCACAATCAAAACAGCGCTATATCATCAATATTTTGGGAGAAAAACTGGCAGCATCGCAATTGTCTGCCGTGACTCAAATATTGTCAGATCAAAATTTAAATATCGACTCCATCATCCGCTTAACAGGAAGAACTTCTGTTGTGGAAAAAGAAGAATATCCGCGTTCTTGCATTCAATTGTCTGTAACGGGCGAAATTGTAAACAAGATCATCATGACGGCAAGTTTTATGGAAATATCCAGAACGCTTAATGTTGATATCTCTTTCCAAGAAGATAATATTTACAGAAGAAACCGCCGTTTGGTTTGTTTCGATATGGATTCAACTTTAATTCAGACTGAAGTGATTGATGAGCTGGCAGAATTGAATGGAGTGGGAGATCAAGTTCGTGCCATAACAGAATCGGCTATGAATGGTGAAATTGATTTCAACGAAAGCTTCAAAAAACGTATGGCTCTTTTAGAAGGTTTGAGCGAAGAAGTTTTGCAAAACGTTGCCGTTAATCTGCCAATAACACAAGGGGCACATCGATTGATGAAAGCCTTAAAATATTATGGCTATAAAACCGCAATCCTTTCAGGAGGTTTTACTTATTTTGGCGAATACCTTCAAAAAGAATTAGGAATAGATTACGTTCACGCCAATCAATTAGAAATAAAAGATGGTAAACTGACAGGTAAATATCTAGGCGATATTGTAGACGGACAGAAAAAAGCTGAATATCTAAAAGCAATCGCCGAAAAAGAAGGAATTCACATCAACCAAACAATCGCGGTGGGTGACGGAGCCAACGACTTGCCTATGCTAAACTTAGCTGGTCTTGGAATTGCTTTTCACGCCAAACCAAAAGTAAAAGAAAGTGCTTCAACCTCAATATCAAGTTTAGGTCTTGATGGTGTTTTGTACTTATTAGGATATCACGACAGATATATCGATATGATGTAATTTGCAATGTTTGTCACCCTGAGCGAAATGGAAGGGCTTTCATGTAAAAAGAGCTTCGACTTCGTTCAGCCTGACAAAGTAAATTCATTCATTCTTTTGTCATAACGAGAGATCTCCGCAAGGAACTCGACAATCAAAATAAAAACAAACCTCAGTCTTTGCAATAAAAGGCTGAGGTTTTTTATATGGGCATACCCTGCCAGAAAAGGCGGGTCGGGCTATCCGTTACACACGAGCGATAGCGAACTGACGAAGTAATCTTTTGTGTCCCGTTAAAGAAACGAGACACAAAAGGATTTCCACTTCTTTCCCTCATGCGGGTTTAGTGGAATTAGCAATATTAATGAAGGGAAATGTTTTTAAAATAACTATATAAATTGCCTCCAGCTTTAGCTGGAGGAATAGAGGGTGAAGTGCTGACAGGCTTTAGCCAAATTTAGTAGCAATCGAATATCTGGCTAAAGCCAATAGCATATGCTTTTTTTGACCGCTAACTAAAGTCAGTGGTAATTCAAAAAAGGTTTTTTGAAAAGTTTCGGGATGATAATTTGATAAATAAAGAAAATGCTTTTCTATTTATTCTCTCGATTCCAATTCTTTCTTCATTTCCTTTAAATTTTTCAGATTTAGGAAAAGAATAGGCAATAAGGCAACAGGAATGATATTCATGGCGCTAAAACCTTTCATGAGGACAATGAATACATTTAGAATGAACAGCATAAACAGGACGACGCAGAAAATCGTATTCACGGTCTTTAGTGTTTTCTGATTTTTAATCAGTTCATCAGTGCTCATTTCGCTGAACTTTGTATTTTTCATTTTCTATTAAATAAAATTGGTTTAACACATTTCCTTCAATTGCTCCAAATAATCTCTCTGATTTGAAAGTCTCGGAATCTTATGCTGTCCACCCAATTTGTCTCTTTCTTTTAGCCAGTCATAAAAAAGATTTTCGCGGGCAACATTTACCACTAAAGGATTTAATGTCATATTGTTGTAGCGTTTTGCTTCGTAGTCCGAATTTAAGGTTTGTAAAGTCTCATCTAGAACTTTTTGGAAAAGCCCCACGTCGGCAGGATGTTTCTTGAATTCGATCATCCATTCGTGTGCGCCCTTTTCTTTGTCCTGCATAAAAATAGGAGCAACCGTATAGTCAATAACTTCGGTTTGTGTAACCTGACACGCTTTTGCAATGGCCTGATCGGTATTTTCGACCATTAATTCTTCGCCAAAAACATTAATGTGGTGCTTTGTTCTTCCGGTAACTCTAATTCTGTACGGATTTAAAGAAGTAAAACGTACAGTATCACCAATTAAATAGCGCCATAAACCAGAATTTGTAGTAATAACAATCGCATAGTTTTTATGCAGTTCTACATCTGCCAGGCGAACCACTTTTTGATTTGGAGTGCCAAAGGTATCCATCGGAATAAATTCATAGAAAATTCCATAATCCAGCATCAATAGCAAATCACTTGAATTATTCAAATCCTGAATCGCAAAAAAGCCTTCAGAAGCATTGTATATTTCGTAGTATCTAAAATCCTTGCTTGGCAATAGTTTTTTGTATTGCTCTCTGTACGGAGAAAAACTTACGCCTCCATGAAAATACACTTCAAGATTAGGCCAAAGTTCCAATAAGCTTTGTTTTCCAGTATTTTCTAGAACTTTATTCATCAAAACGAGCATCCAAGAAGGAACTCCAGCAAAACTGGTTACGTTCTCATTTTTGGTTTCGTTGATAATCGCAGCGATTTTCGTTTCCCATTCGCTCATCAGCGATGTTTTGCTGCTTGGCGTACTGCTAAACTCAGCCCAAATTGGCATATTTTCAATCAAAATTGCCGATAAATCGCCAAAGAAAGTATTATTGTTTTCATAGATTTGAGAACTTCCACCTAAGCGAAGGCTTTTTCCTAAAAACAATTCTGAATCTTCATTATTATTCAAATAAAGGCACAAAAGATCTTTACTTCCTTTATAATGACAGTCTTCCAGCGCTTCGTTGCTTACCGGTATAAATTTGCTTTTAGCATTTGTAGTCCCGCTTGATTTGGCAAACCATTTGATTGGTGTTTCCCAAAAAACGTTTTGTTCACCCAGACGCGTACGTTCGATAAGCGGCTGTAGTTCTTCGTAAGTTGCAATCGGGACCCTTTCTGCAAAAGTCTGATAAGAGTTAATGCTCGAGAAGTCGTATTTTTTTCCAATAATCGTATTTTCAGACGCCGTCAATAAGTTGTGCAATAATTCTTCCTGAACTTCATTAGGATATTTTAAAAAAAGCTCTATTTGATGAATCCTTTGTTTTAGGACCCAAGATGCAAACGAATTGATAATAGATAAAGGCATGAATCTGAGTTTAAGTTAACTGGTTTTAAGTTTTGAATTATACTTTCTGTGTAAAACAAAAAACTTAAAATTTGAATATCGAGAGACAAATAGTAACTTTGTCTTCATATCAAAAATAGTATTTTTTTGTAAAAAACAATTCGCTTTGTGGTAAAGATTCTACCTAATAAGTCGAATTTTAACACAAAAAAAAATGAAATTTTTTGATAGGTCTAAATCAGCAATTATAAATAAA
This genomic interval carries:
- a CDS encoding SRPBCC domain-containing protein, which encodes MEKLVFNTEIKASKEKIWKVLWDDETYRKWTNVFAEGSYAESNWNEGDKIYFLGPGGAGMNSLIETKIPNEYMAFKHLGEIKDFKEVPPNEETEKWSGAMETYKLTQKGDTVDLHVEVDVIEKHIDYFKDAFPKAVKLIKELSEK
- a CDS encoding VOC family protein, which gives rise to MATAVNPYLMFNGTCEAAFLFYKSVFGGDFPYIGKFKDAPAEEGEVLSEEALNRIMHVSLPIGNSILMGSDTHPRYGDVSVGDNFSVSINAESREEADKIFNGLSAGGKVEMPMNDTFWGSYFGMFKDKFGINWMVSFDKNEGMK
- the serB gene encoding phosphoserine phosphatase SerB translates to MAAEDKEIILLKVSGHDKIGVTAGLTAVLATYDANILDIGQADIHDTLSLGILFEIAAGSSSAPVLKDLLFKAYELEIKVKFIPISIEDYEQWVKSQSKQRYIINILGEKLAASQLSAVTQILSDQNLNIDSIIRLTGRTSVVEKEEYPRSCIQLSVTGEIVNKIIMTASFMEISRTLNVDISFQEDNIYRRNRRLVCFDMDSTLIQTEVIDELAELNGVGDQVRAITESAMNGEIDFNESFKKRMALLEGLSEEVLQNVAVNLPITQGAHRLMKALKYYGYKTAILSGGFTYFGEYLQKELGIDYVHANQLEIKDGKLTGKYLGDIVDGQKKAEYLKAIAEKEGIHINQTIAVGDGANDLPMLNLAGLGIAFHAKPKVKESASTSISSLGLDGVLYLLGYHDRYIDMM
- a CDS encoding redox-active disulfide protein 2, with product MKNTKFSEMSTDELIKNQKTLKTVNTIFCVVLFMLFILNVFIVLMKGFSAMNIIPVALLPILFLNLKNLKEMKKELESRE
- a CDS encoding GH3 auxin-responsive promoter family protein — protein: MPLSIINSFASWVLKQRIHQIELFLKYPNEVQEELLHNLLTASENTIIGKKYDFSSINSYQTFAERVPIATYEELQPLIERTRLGEQNVFWETPIKWFAKSSGTTNAKSKFIPVSNEALEDCHYKGSKDLLCLYLNNNEDSELFLGKSLRLGGSSQIYENNNTFFGDLSAILIENMPIWAEFSSTPSSKTSLMSEWETKIAAIINETKNENVTSFAGVPSWMLVLMNKVLENTGKQSLLELWPNLEVYFHGGVSFSPYREQYKKLLPSKDFRYYEIYNASEGFFAIQDLNNSSDLLLMLDYGIFYEFIPMDTFGTPNQKVVRLADVELHKNYAIVITTNSGLWRYLIGDTVRFTSLNPYRIRVTGRTKHHINVFGEELMVENTDQAIAKACQVTQTEVIDYTVAPIFMQDKEKGAHEWMIEFKKHPADVGLFQKVLDETLQTLNSDYEAKRYNNMTLNPLVVNVARENLFYDWLKERDKLGGQHKIPRLSNQRDYLEQLKEMC